In Fusarium oxysporum Fo47 chromosome XII, complete sequence, one DNA window encodes the following:
- a CDS encoding Chloroperoxidase, whose product MQWHYFLSFFLCLGVYGFPSYLEGPVGKAVSARLSGKVNDAVRSHDKRLSLGLASKPIKVTGEHEFIPPNFEKGDQRGPCPGLNALANHGYISRKGVTSLVEVAGAINQVYGMGVDLATILATMGTVFVGNPLSLNPGFSIGSTASGAQNILGNLIGLLGTPRGLNGSHNIIEGDSSNTRDDLYVTGDASTMDMNLFQSLYDMASEEGTYDFDAFAKRAKIRFHETVATNPNFYYGPFTGMIARNAGYFFACRLLSNHTVGSTEDIMDRETLKSFFAVHEKDGKLVYKRGWERIPENWYRRSIDYGLISLNLDLLNLIAKYPELGSIGGNMGKVNSYAGVDVSNVTGGVLNLTKLLEGNNLLCFVFEVVKTVAPNSLSTIFSIIATPLELITDALGSTLLNLACPAFKDLTVGGQNFEDGIKDKFPGASLGSSVI is encoded by the exons ATGCAGTGGCATTactttctttccttttttctCTGCCTTGGTGTGTATGGCTTTCCATCATACCTCGAAGGTCCTGTCGGAAAGGCCGTTTCTGCAAGACTCTCGGGGAAGGTGAACGATGCAGTTCGAAGTCACGATAAGAGACTTTCGCTTGGTCTCGCGAGCAAGCCTATCAAGGTAACTGGCGAGCACGAATTCATCCCACCGAATTTTGAGAAGGGTGATCAACGAGGTCCTTGTCCTGGTCTCAATGCGCTGGCGAACCATGGATATATCAGCCGCAAGGGAGTTACAAGCCTCGTTGAGGTAGCGGGTGCTATCAATCAAGTCTATGGAATGGGAGTAGACTTGGCTACCATCTTGGCGACAATGGGTACAGTCTTCGTTGGAAACCCTCTATCGCTTAACCCAGGCTTCTCCATCGGTAGCACAGCCAGTGGCGCACAGAATATTCTGGGTAACCTCATCGGACTCTTGGGAACACCACGAGGTCTCAATGGATCGCATAATATTATCGAAGGTGATTCATCCAACACGCGAGATGACTTGTACGTCACTGGAGATGCGTCTACCATGGACATGAACCTGTTTCAGTCGCTCTACGACATGGCTTCTGAGGAGGGTACTTATGACTTTGACGCTTTTGCGAAACGAGCCAAGATCCGATTCCATGAGACTGTTGCTACCAATCCGAACTTTTACTATGGACCTTTTACGGGTATGATTGCGCGAAATGCGGGATATTTCTTTGCTTGCCGGTTGCTGTCGAACCATACTGTTGGAAGCACTGAGGATATCATGG ACCGTGAGACTCTAAAGAGTTTCTTCGCTGTTCACGAAAAGGACGGAAAGCTTGTGTATAAGCGAGGCTGGGAAAGAATTCCCGAGAACTGGTACCGCAGGTCAATCGACTATGGTCTCATCAGTCTTAACCtggatcttctcaacctgATTGCCAAGTACCCTGAGCTCGGAAG CATCGGAGGCAACATGGGAAAAGTCAACAGCTACGCTGGCGTCGACGTAAGCAACGTCACCGGCGGAgttctcaatctcaccaagcttctcgagggCAACAATCTGCTTTGCTTCGTCtttgaggttgtcaagaCGGTTGCGCCAAATTCTCTTTCGACCATCTTTTCTATCATCGCAACTCCTCTAGAACTCATCACCGATGCTCTTGGATCTACACTCTTGAACCTCGCTTGCCCGGCCTTCAAGGACTTGACTGTAGGTGGACAAAACTTTGAGGATGGAATCAAGGATAAGTTCCCTGGTGCCAGCCTGGGTTCCTCTGTTATCTAA
- a CDS encoding RTA1 like protein-domain-containing protein, with amino-acid sequence MSSDPLICTHISKECPIELTTYGYRPNLGGNIFLAVLFGIAFVANIVLGIRFRIRAYAIVLSLGCLAQVLGYVGRVGMYFQPFNAIPFQAQICCLIIGPAFNSAAVYLMLKHIVALFGAKWSVLKPKWYTIIFITADVVSLVLQAVGGGITATSDFSTDKDRIEMGNNIMMAGIAFQVVTLSIFAILATLFCVRRMRALTTNPLEGNSLQAWRTLRFRLFLGGLTTAFLAIYIRCVYRIAEMRGGWGNKLMREQIPFIIFESVMILIATLSQTILHPGYFFPWFVDQTPKLDAESSFTELSVVSESRVGFKGSK; translated from the exons ATGTCCTCAGACCCGCTCATTTGCACTCACATCTCCAAAGAGTGCCCTATCGAACTTACCACCTATGGCTATCGTCCTAATCTCGGCGGCAACATTTTCTTAGCCGTGCTATTCGGCATCGCATTCGTTGCTAATATCGTCCTCGGCATTCGCTTCCGCATCCGCGCCTATGCGATTGTTCTCAGTCTGGGCTGCTTAGCCCAAGTCTTGGGCTATGTCGGACGCGTGGGGATGTACTTTCAACCATTCAACGCGATACCCTTCCAAGCGCAGATCTGCTGCCTGATTATTGGCCCTGCATTCAACAGCGCGGCTGTATATCTCATGCTAAAACATATCGTTGCGCTCTTTGGAGCCAAGTGGTCTGTGCTGAAACCAAAATGGTATActatcatcttcatcactgCGGATGTTGTATCGTTGGTTTTGCAAGCTGTTGGCGGTGGTATCACAGCGACTTCTGACTTCAGCACGGACAAAGATAGGATCGAAATGGGCAATAATATCATGATGGCGGGTATAGCTTTTCAAGTCGTGACGCTATCAATCTTTGCGATACTTGCAACTTTATTCTGCGTCAGAAGAATGAGAGCCCTTACTACGAATCCTCTTGAGGGCAATTCCCTCCAGGCTTGGCGCACTCTTCGCTTTAGATTGTTCTTGGGTGGACTTACGACTGCGTTTCTGGCGATTTATATTCGCTGCGTGTATCGCATTGCGGAGATGCGAGGCGGTTGGGGCAATAAGCTCATGAGAGAGCAAATCCCTTTCATTATCTTTGAGTCAGT CATGATTCTCATTGCGACTTTGTCGCAGACCATTCTACATCCTGGATATTTCTTCCCGTGGTTTGTCGATCAGACCCCTAAGCTTG ATGCTGAAAGCTCATTTACGGAACTGTCTGTTGTCTCTGAATCACGAGTGGGATTTAAGGGGTCGAAATAA
- a CDS encoding ABC-2 type transporter-domain-containing protein produces MYAIAPPSTPQDTEAETAVEDTAEPVLQLARTFSLTRTFSALSTNINPFLAQDSHLDPKSPDFEPESWVKALLHTFSKDPSKHPRYTAGVSWRNLSVHGFSDPTEFQKDVFNVIWRSPLSALNWFAKRKQKVKIISDFDGLVKSGELLLVLGRPGSGVSTLLKTIAGHTHGLHLDDSSEFNYQGIPWDLMHRNFRGEVIYQAETDIHFPQLTVGDTLLFAALARTPQHIIANISRHVYAEHMRDAVMAMFGISNTLNTKVGDDFVRGVSGGERKREFDKVLLLYEGRQIFFGPTSEATQYFTAMGFECPPRQTTADFLTSLTNPDERIVRPGFENKVPRSPDEFADEWRMSQHRSSLLSDIAAFEIQYPLDGKQVETLKGIRRAQKAKFTSDKSPFTISIPMQIHLCIGRGVKRLLGDKTFFVVTIAVNFVMSLVLGSVYFDLPSTADAMNRRASVIFFAILFNGLSSALEILALYVQRPIVEKHARYALYRPLSESVSSIICDLPSKIISTLAFNIPLYFMVHLRRDASAFFIFLLFGFTTTMTMSMILRTIAQSSKTVHQALVPAAIFIIGLVIYAGFVLPIRSMKGWLRWINYVNPIAYAYESLVANEFSGRSFGCQTMIPSGPGYEDIEPMQRTCSVAGALPGRDFIDGDFFMGTVYKYHYSHLWRNYGILIAFIIFFTFTYLFAAEYFSSEASKGEVLVFRKVKKSRHPETSDEEAVKSEFQPAQVVNDGTNHVPTEKPPSSSTFCWRNVCYDVKVKGETRRILSDVNGWVQPGKLTALMGATGAGKTTLLDVLADRVTMGVITGDILVNGLPRGKSFQRTTGYVQQQDIHLETSTVREALRFSAALRQPSSVCMQDKIDYVEEVISLLEMGPYADAVIGVSGKGLNVEQRKRLSIGVELVAKPEALIFLDEPTSGLDSQTAWAIVSLLKKLANHGLAILCTIHQPSGIIFQQFDRLLLLAKGGRTVYFGDIGENATALTGYFERHDAVQCRPEENPAEWMLHVIGAAPGAHTDRDWIETWKASSEFHGVQKELDSLAQSRHVTSEADTQDTSYAASVSQQFLACTQRVAQQYWRTPTYIYSKLSLCFITSLFIGLSFQNSPLSLQGLQNQLFSIFMLLVIFAFLIYQTMPGFVTQRTLYEGRERSSKTYAWYNLILANTVIEMAWNSVASLAIYFPFYFLVGMYDNGRITDTQHERGAFMFLLTWAFMVYEGTFAHIVLVPYSSLPGFWTFMYRVSPLTYLIGAMISNGVGKQELTCSEIEFLQFQTPENLTCDEYVGQFVQAVGGALSNPGSNQTCLYCPIASTDTYLTTMSIRYSERWRNFGLLWAFIVFDVIAAFSSEFLATTTEPEGALGQPTSGNVVVSGDAEAVDSHDGAVFGIYWFCVRLYQMSLVY; encoded by the exons ATGTATGCAATTGCGCCCCCCTCTACGCCCCAGGATACAGAGGCTGAGACAGCCGTCGAAGACACCGCCGAACCGGTGCTGCAACTCGCCCGAACATTCTCTCTGACTCGTACATTCTCTGCGCTCtcaaccaacatcaacccATTCCTCGCCCAAGACTCCCACCTTGACCCGAAATCCCCAGACTTCGAGCCTGAATCATGGGTCAAGGCCTTGCTTCATACTTTCTCCAAAGACCCAAGCAAGCATCCGCGGTATACAGCTGGTGTATCCTGGCGAAATCTCAGTGTGCATGGGTTCAGCGATCCAACCGAGTTCCAGAAAGATGTGTTTAATGTTATCTGGAGAAGTCCCCTTTCTGCGTTGAATTGGTTTgcgaagaggaagcagaAGGTCAAGATTATCTCTGATTTTGATGGCTTGGTCAAGAGCGGAGAGTTGCTTCTTGTGCTAGGTCGTCCGGGGAG TGGTGTTTCTACACTTCTCAAAACGATCGCTGGGCATACTCACGGCTTACACCTCGACGACTCATCCGAGTTCAACTACCAAG GCATCCCCTGGGATCTAATGCATCGCAACTTCCGTGGAGAAGTAATCTATCAAGCCGAAACAGACATTCATTTCCCCCAACTAACCGTCGGTGACACCCTGCTCTTCGCCGCCCTCGCCCGCACGCCCCAACacatcatcgccaacatATCCCGTCACGTCTACGCCGAACACATGAGAGACGCCGTAATGGCCATGTTTGGTATCTCCAACAcgctcaacaccaaggttGGCGATGACTTTGTCAGAGGCGTTAGTGGCGGTGAGAGAAAGCGG GAGTTTGACAAGGTCCTCCTCCTCTACGAAGGCCGCCAGATCTTCTTCGGCCCAACAAGCGAAGCGACACAATACTTTACCGCCATGGGTTTCGAATGTCCTCCCCGCCAAACGACTGCCGACTTCCTGACATCCCTCACAAACCCCGACGAACGCATCGTGAGACCTGGTTTTGAGAATAAGGTCCCCCGCAGTCCCGATGAATTCGCCGATGAGTGGAGAATGAGCCAACACAGGTCATCACTTCTCAGTGATATCGCTGCGTTTGAGATCCAGTATCCTCTCGACGGGAAACAAGTTGAGACGCTGAAGGGTATCAGAAGAGCTCAGAAGGCTAAGTTCAC ATCTGACAAGAGCCCTTTTACAATCTCGATCCCAATGCAGATCCATTTATGTATTGGTCGAGGTGTTAAGAGACTTCTCGGTGACAAGACCTTTTTCGTTGTTACTATTGCAGTCAACTTTGTCATGTCACTTGTTCTTGGTAGTGTTTATTTCGACTTACCCAGCACTGCTGACGCTATGAACCGACGAGCCTCGGTGATTTTCTTCGCTATTCTGTTCAACGGCCTTAGCAGTGCTCTGGAA ATCCTGGCTCTCTATGTCCAGCGACCGATTGTCGAAAAACATGCAAGATATGCCCTATATCGACCTCTTTCCGAGTCTGtctcttccatcatctgcgATTTACCGTCCAAGATAATCTCAACTCTCGCTTTCAACATTCCGCTCTACTTTATGGTGCACCTCCGTCGCGATGCCTCGGCTTTCTTTAtttttctcctcttcggtTTTACCACTACGATGACTATGTCAATGATCCTTCGCACCATCGCCCAGTCCTCCAAGACGGTCCATCAAGCCCTCGTCCCCGCTGCCATCTTCATAATAGGCTTGGTCATCTATGCTGGATTCGTCTTACCTATTCGCAGTATGAAGGGCTGGCTCAGGTGGATCAACTATGTCAACCCGATCGCTTACGCTTACGAATCTTTGGTCGCCAACGAGTTCTCCGGTAGGTCTTTTGGATGTCAGACAATGATACCGTCTGGTCCGGGGTACGAAGATATTGAGCCGATGCAGAGAACCTGTTCTGTTGCTGGTGCTCTGCCAGGCCGGGATTTCATAGACGGTGATTTCTTTATGGGGACTGTTTATAAGTACCACTACTCGCATCTATGGAG GAACTATGGCATCCTCATCgctttcatcatcttctttaCCTTTACGTATCTCTTTGCGGCGGAGTACTTCTCGTCCGAAGCATCCAAGGGTGAGGTTCTCGTATTTCGCAAAGTCAAGAAATCTCGGCATCCAGAGACCTCCGACGAAGAAGCCGTCAAGTCCGAATTCCAGCCTGCGCAAGTAGTGAATGATGGCACGAATCACGTTCCGACTGAGAAGCCACCGAGCTCCTCTACATTCTGCTGGAGAAATGTGTGCTATGATGTTAAAGTGAAGGGCGAAACACGCCGCATTCTCTCAGACGTTAATGGTTGGGTTCAGCCCGGGAAGTTGACGGCTTTGATG GGTGCCACCGGAGCCGGAAAGACCACGCTTCTCGACGTTTTAGCCGATCGCGTTACTATGGGTGTCATCACGGGCGACATACTTGTCAATGGACTACCGCGTGGCAAGTCATTCCAGAGAACCACCGGATACGTACAGCAGCAGGACATTCACCTCGAGACATCTACTGTGAGAGAGGCGCTTCGATTCAGCGCAGCTCTCCGGCAACCGTCTTCTGTTTGCATGCAAGACAAGATAGACTACGTTGAAGAGGTGATCAGCCTGTTGGAGATGGGCCCATATGCAGATGCTGTCATAGGAGTTTCGGGTAAAG GTCTAAACGTAGAGCAAAGGAAGCGCCTTTCCATCGGTGTCGAACTAGTCGCCAAACCCGAAGCTCTTATCTTTCTTGACGAACCAACCTCTGGGCTCGACAGTCAAACAGCATGGGCAATCGTGTCtctcctcaagaagctcgcaAACCACGGTCTGGCTATCCTGTGTACCATTCACCAGCCATCCGGCATCATCTTTCAGCAATTTGACCGACTTTTACTTCTGGCGAAAGGTGGCAGGACTGTTTACTTTGGCGATATTGGTGAGAATGCCACTGCCTTGACGGGATACTTTGAGAGACATGATGCTGTTCAGTGCCGGCCGGAAGAAAATCCTGCTGAGTGGATGCTCCACGTTATCGGTGCTGCACCGGGTGCTCATACGGATCGTGACTGGATCGAGACCTGGAAGGCGAGTTCTGAGTTCCACGGTGTTCAGAAGGAGCTTGACAGCCTGGCCCAGTCGAGACACGTCACTAGCGAAGCAGACACACAGGATACCTCTTACGCTGCTTCGGTTTCACAGCAGTTCCTGGCTTGCACTCAGCGCGTTGCCCAGCAATACTGGCGAACACCAACCTACATCTACTCCAAGCTCTCCCTTTGTTTCATCACG AGTCTCTTCATCGGCCTCTCTTTCCAAAACTCCCCACTATCCCTCCAGGGTCTCCAGAACCAActcttctcgatcttcaTGCTCCTCGTGATCTTTGCATTCCTAATCTACCAAACAATGCCAGGCTTCGTTACCCAACGAACACTCTACGAAGGTCGCGAAAGATCTTCAAAGACATATGCTTGGTACAATCTCATTCTCGCCAACACAGTCATCGAAATGGCTTGGAACTCTGTGGCATCTTTGGCGATCTACTTCCCGTTCTACTTCCTCGTTGGTATGTATGATAATGGTCGCATCACGGATACGCAGCATGAGCGAGGGGCATTCATGTTTCTCTTAACGTGGGCTTTTATGGTGTATGAGGGGACGTTTGCGCATAT TGTCCTCGTACCATACTCGAGCCTCCCTGGATTCTGGACCTTCATGTATCGCGTCTCTCCCTTGACATACCTCATCGGTGCCATGATCTCAAATGGCGTTGGCAAGCAAGAGTTGACATGCTCAGAGATCGAGTTTCTACAATTCCAGACGCCAGAAAATCTCACTTGCGACGAGTATGTTGGCCAATTTGTGCAAGCGGTCGGAGGCGCTCTGTCCAACCCAGGGTCGAACCAGACGTGCCTTTACTGTCCGATTGCTTCGACTGATACATACCTTACAACTATGAGTATTCGCTACAGTGAGAGATGGAGAAACTTTGGTCTGCTGTGGGCCTTTATTGTGTTCGATGTCATTGCAGC GTTTTCCTCCGAGTTCCTCGCAACGACCACTGAGCCTGAAGGTGCGCTGGGGCAGCCGACCAGCGGCAACGTCGTCGTCAGTGGTGACGCAGAAGCAGTCGATAGCCATGACGGTGCTGTATTCGGCATAT ACTGGTTCTGTGTTAGACTTTATCAGATGAGTCTAGTGTATTAG